Proteins encoded together in one Marinithermus hydrothermalis DSM 14884 window:
- a CDS encoding YgfZ/GcvT domain-containing protein → MSGLKRLHDALGAVYAEVRGVAVPWRYGNEAAEHAALRTGAGLVDQSERGVLALSGADRVDFLNGQCTANIKALTPGGVVEALFLNARGQVELFGTVYHRGEALWITAPSGMSQALEARFRRYIIFDQVALEPFEAAQFRLVGPKAGEVLGRAGYALPEAGRFVEVKGGLLARDAHGYALVVPVEDAEAAWRALCAAGATPVGRGALEVWRVERGIPDLPEALGRLPQEVGLEDLVHPGKGCYLGQEIMARLEARGNVRRRLMGLRLGEVVPSGAEVTHEGRAVGQVGTVVRSPRLGAVALAVLGKALEPGDRVEVGGVAAEVAALPFVD, encoded by the coding sequence GTGAGCGGGCTGAAGCGACTGCACGACGCGCTAGGGGCGGTGTACGCCGAGGTTCGCGGCGTGGCCGTGCCGTGGCGCTATGGGAATGAAGCGGCGGAGCACGCGGCCCTTCGGACGGGGGCGGGCCTCGTGGACCAGAGCGAGCGCGGGGTGCTGGCCCTTTCCGGCGCGGACCGCGTGGATTTCCTGAACGGCCAGTGCACAGCGAACATCAAGGCTTTAACGCCTGGCGGGGTGGTGGAGGCCCTGTTTTTGAACGCGCGGGGCCAGGTGGAGCTCTTCGGCACGGTGTACCACCGGGGGGAGGCGCTTTGGATCACCGCCCCCTCGGGGATGAGCCAAGCGCTCGAGGCGCGCTTTCGGCGGTACATCATCTTCGACCAGGTCGCGCTGGAACCCTTTGAGGCGGCGCAGTTCCGGCTGGTGGGGCCCAAGGCGGGCGAGGTGCTTGGGCGTGCTGGGTACGCGCTGCCGGAGGCGGGGCGTTTCGTGGAGGTGAAGGGCGGCCTGCTGGCCCGGGACGCGCACGGGTACGCCCTGGTCGTGCCCGTGGAGGACGCGGAGGCGGCGTGGCGGGCGTTGTGCGCGGCGGGCGCGACCCCGGTGGGGCGGGGGGCGTTGGAGGTGTGGCGGGTCGAGCGGGGGATCCCCGACCTGCCCGAGGCCCTGGGGCGGCTGCCCCAGGAGGTGGGCCTCGAGGACCTGGTGCACCCCGGCAAGGGGTGTTACCTGGGCCAGGAGATCATGGCGCGCCTGGAGGCGCGGGGGAACGTCCGTCGCCGGTTGATGGGCCTGCGGCTCGGGGAGGTGGTGCCTTCGGGCGCGGAGGTAACGCACGAGGGTCGGGCGGTGGGCCAGGTGGGAACGGTGGTGCGCTCCCCCCGGCTGGGAGCGGTGGCCCTCGCGGTGCTCGGGAAGGCGCTCGAGCCTGGGGACCGGGTGGAGGTCGGGGGGGTGGCGGCTGAGGTGGCCGCGCTGCCATTCGTTGATTGA
- the recA gene encoding recombinase RecA has protein sequence MENLDKERKKALESALKQIERQFGKGSIMRLGEAPRQQVDVIPTGSLALDLALGVGGIPRGRIIEVYGPESGGKTTLALHIIAQAQKRGGVAAFVDAEHALDPVYARSLGVNVDDLLVSQPDTGEQALEIVELLVRSGAVDVIVVDSVAALVPRAEIEGEMGDAHVGLQARLMSQALRKLTAVLAKSNTAAIFINQIREKVGVMYGNPETTPGGRALKFYASVRLDVRRSGQPIKQGNEAIGNRVRVKVTKNKLAPPFREAEIELYFGKGIDPMADLVTVAVAQEVIQKAGSWLSYGDTRLGQGKERAAEFLREHPELAEEIRARVLEAARSAAPQVPREAAEVGSVQE, from the coding sequence ATGGAAAACCTGGACAAAGAGCGGAAGAAAGCCTTGGAAAGCGCCCTGAAGCAGATTGAACGCCAGTTCGGCAAGGGCTCGATCATGCGCCTGGGCGAGGCGCCGCGGCAGCAGGTGGACGTGATCCCCACGGGCAGCCTGGCCCTCGACCTGGCCCTCGGCGTAGGGGGCATTCCCCGCGGGCGGATCATCGAGGTGTACGGCCCTGAGTCCGGCGGGAAGACCACCCTCGCGCTGCACATCATTGCCCAGGCCCAAAAGCGGGGGGGCGTGGCGGCATTCGTGGACGCGGAGCACGCCCTGGACCCCGTCTACGCCCGCTCGCTCGGCGTGAACGTCGACGACCTGCTCGTCAGCCAGCCCGACACCGGAGAGCAGGCCCTCGAGATCGTGGAGCTCTTGGTGCGCTCGGGGGCGGTGGACGTGATCGTGGTGGACTCGGTCGCCGCGCTCGTGCCCCGCGCGGAGATCGAGGGGGAGATGGGAGACGCGCACGTAGGGCTGCAGGCCCGGCTCATGAGCCAGGCGCTCCGTAAACTGACCGCCGTCCTCGCCAAGTCCAACACCGCGGCGATCTTCATCAACCAGATCCGGGAGAAGGTGGGGGTCATGTACGGCAATCCCGAGACCACCCCCGGCGGGCGCGCCCTGAAGTTTTACGCCTCCGTACGGCTCGACGTGCGCCGTAGCGGGCAGCCCATCAAGCAAGGCAACGAAGCAATCGGCAACCGCGTGCGCGTCAAAGTCACCAAGAACAAGCTCGCCCCGCCCTTCCGCGAGGCGGAGATCGAGCTCTACTTCGGCAAGGGAATCGACCCCATGGCCGACCTCGTGACCGTCGCGGTGGCCCAGGAGGTCATCCAGAAGGCTGGCTCGTGGCTCTCCTACGGAGACACCCGGCTGGGCCAAGGAAAAGAGCGGGCCGCCGAGTTCCTGCGCGAGCACCCCGAGCTGGCCGAGGAGATCCGCGCGCGCGTGCTGGAGGCCGCTCGGTCAGCCGCGCCGCAAGTGCCCCGGGAGGCGGCTGAGGTCGGCTCCGTCCAGGAGTAA
- a CDS encoding CinA family nicotinamide mononucleotide deamidase-related protein, giving the protein MLIAEIIGVGSELIRGDTLDTNTAEIARSLEAYAVRVDRTLRVADDLQALAEAVREAWRRADLVVLSGGLGPTPDDLTREAIAQALGEPLELDAAMLERIRAFFAARGRAMPEGNQKQALRIPSARWLENPRGTAPGWWVIREAKQLVALPGPPAEWRPIWAELLPQLGLPPAPRVRKVYKTWGLGESTLVQRLGPLARRGDPALGTYAHPDGVHVVIEGTDPAATRALARSVRARLEAYIWGEDDATLAQTLLRRLEARGGTLAVMESLTGGLVTSLLTDVPGASRVVLGGVVSYSAGAKARFGVPEAVLEAHGTVSAEAARAMAGAVRALFGATHGIATTGVAGPQPLEGHPVGTVYVGVAGPDGSAARAYRFPPVGREAIKLRAAYAALAYFWSQT; this is encoded by the coding sequence ATGTTGATAGCAGAAATCATCGGGGTGGGGAGCGAGTTGATTCGGGGGGACACGCTGGACACCAACACCGCCGAGATCGCGCGCAGCCTCGAAGCTTACGCGGTCCGTGTGGACCGTACCCTGCGGGTCGCGGACGACCTCCAAGCCCTCGCGGAGGCCGTGCGGGAAGCCTGGCGGCGGGCGGACCTCGTGGTGCTCTCCGGTGGTCTCGGCCCCACCCCGGACGATCTCACCCGCGAAGCCATCGCCCAGGCCCTCGGGGAACCCCTCGAGCTCGACGCGGCGATGCTCGAGCGGATCCGGGCCTTCTTCGCGGCCCGCGGGCGGGCGATGCCGGAGGGAAACCAGAAGCAGGCCCTGCGGATCCCCTCGGCCCGGTGGCTGGAGAACCCGCGCGGCACCGCGCCTGGCTGGTGGGTCATCCGGGAGGCCAAGCAGCTCGTGGCCTTGCCGGGGCCGCCCGCGGAGTGGCGGCCGATCTGGGCTGAGCTGCTGCCGCAGCTGGGCCTGCCCCCCGCGCCGCGCGTTCGGAAGGTCTACAAGACCTGGGGGCTCGGCGAGTCCACGCTTGTCCAACGTCTCGGTCCCCTCGCGCGTCGAGGGGATCCCGCCCTTGGCACCTACGCCCACCCGGACGGGGTGCACGTGGTGATTGAGGGTACCGACCCCGCGGCCACCCGCGCGCTGGCCCGGTCGGTACGCGCCCGATTGGAGGCGTACATCTGGGGAGAGGACGACGCCACCCTAGCCCAAACCCTTCTCCGGAGGCTCGAGGCCCGGGGCGGTACCCTGGCCGTCATGGAATCCCTCACCGGGGGGCTCGTCACCTCGCTCCTCACCGATGTGCCCGGCGCATCCCGGGTGGTGTTGGGCGGCGTGGTATCGTATTCCGCAGGGGCTAAGGCACGCTTTGGCGTGCCGGAAGCGGTGCTAGAAGCGCACGGCACGGTTTCGGCCGAGGCCGCGCGGGCCATGGCTGGGGCCGTAAGGGCGTTGTTCGGGGCCACCCACGGGATCGCCACCACGGGGGTGGCGGGACCGCAGCCCCTCGAGGGACACCCTGTGGGTACGGTGTACGTAGGGGTCGCCGGCCCCGATGGCAGCGCGGCGCGGGCGTACCGGTTCCCGCCCGTAGGCCGGGAAGCGATCAAGCTCCGGGCGGCCTACGCGGCCCTCGCGTACTTTTGGAGTCAGACATGA
- the thpR gene encoding RNA 2',3'-cyclic phosphodiesterase — MRLFYAVFVPKPVQQALAEAQKRLVGRWKPVLPAQMHVTLLFLGEVHPKALERLVHVGRDLGRSVPAFTAVVRGTGYFPNEGKPRVWFAKAEGEGFEPLAEGLKARLSDLIEEDRPFKAHITLARRKGPAPRVGPVVFNLEFPVRDFALVHSELRREGPVYTVLERFALKEREENGKPGQRAEESLGKRPEAD; from the coding sequence ATGAGGCTGTTCTACGCGGTGTTCGTACCCAAGCCTGTGCAACAGGCCCTGGCCGAAGCGCAGAAACGACTGGTGGGTCGGTGGAAACCCGTCCTTCCCGCACAGATGCACGTAACGCTGCTCTTTCTCGGCGAGGTGCACCCCAAGGCCCTGGAGCGGCTCGTCCACGTTGGGCGTGACCTGGGGCGGTCCGTGCCCGCGTTTACCGCCGTGGTGCGCGGGACGGGGTACTTCCCCAACGAAGGCAAGCCCCGGGTGTGGTTCGCCAAGGCGGAAGGCGAAGGGTTCGAGCCGCTCGCGGAAGGCTTGAAGGCACGCCTTTCCGACCTGATCGAGGAAGACCGTCCCTTTAAGGCCCACATCACCCTCGCGCGCCGCAAGGGGCCCGCGCCCCGGGTGGGGCCGGTGGTGTTCAACCTAGAGTTTCCCGTGCGGGATTTCGCCCTGGTGCATTCAGAACTCCGCCGGGAAGGGCCGGTGTACACGGTGCTCGAACGGTTTGCGCTAAAGGAGCGTGAAGAGAATGGAAAACCTGGACAAAGAGCGGAAGAAAGCCTTGGAAAGCGCCCTGAAGCAGATTGA